One Myxococcaceae bacterium JPH2 genomic window carries:
- a CDS encoding DUF4129 domain-containing protein has product MAVSALELRPRGAVDLMDAAVRLCSRNAGVWALTLPGGAAVVGALLHLVDAVKRGLPLALPTLALTLAWFLRGLCQGAATHYVQELLLGKQSEVALGPSLRAALGRTPSLFIAVAYLAVFQVITVPLTLGISLIVLSAQSVGYAVTMHGRGSPLRLYALCTQLLGPARGTAVGVRLLMTVQVFALLNLHIGANFLLLLGRKLLGVDLTFAERFASLDNPSWLLFLVAITFALFEPVRATTATLLLVDGRVRQEGLDLLAAVQQLPPRSTPREPARSHSGVAAMLLVLMGTLLVGTPANAEGAPSVRERLEAVARSCEAPEVAQDARLGTVDALQATERGALERLASHVERLAQDEEDCDAALSVMEQGLDQALATAKQTPHADSRNAAARARDILARPEFQVAPPDEPKVNEPPAPPAPPGWFSKFIDWLNKWLSELFKRQEPPPTPDLPMAPWMSGGTMANGLVVVLVGATLCVLAWVLIRTLRTRTPQDAEGALDVTAIATDAQAADTQNALSRPPEGWAHLADELAARGEYREAVRSLYLALLSRLHRDGAIMYDVTLSNWDYLRTFRGRAEWRPSFRELTYRFDFAWYGNTHVGAEGYREFRALTSPILAPTPEASGA; this is encoded by the coding sequence ATGGCCGTCTCCGCGCTGGAGCTGCGCCCCCGAGGCGCGGTGGACCTGATGGACGCAGCGGTGCGCCTGTGCTCGCGCAACGCTGGCGTGTGGGCCCTCACCCTTCCAGGTGGCGCCGCCGTGGTGGGCGCCTTGTTGCACCTGGTGGACGCGGTGAAGCGAGGCTTGCCGCTCGCGCTGCCGACCCTCGCGCTCACCCTCGCGTGGTTCCTGAGGGGCCTGTGCCAGGGAGCCGCCACGCACTACGTGCAGGAACTCCTCCTGGGGAAGCAATCCGAGGTCGCGCTGGGCCCCTCGTTGCGCGCGGCGCTGGGTCGCACGCCCAGCCTCTTCATCGCGGTGGCCTACCTCGCCGTGTTCCAGGTCATCACCGTGCCCCTCACCCTGGGCATCTCGCTCATCGTGCTGTCCGCGCAGTCCGTGGGCTACGCGGTGACCATGCACGGGCGCGGCAGTCCGCTGCGCCTCTATGCCCTGTGCACCCAGTTGCTCGGCCCGGCCCGCGGCACGGCGGTGGGCGTGCGGCTGCTCATGACCGTGCAGGTGTTCGCCCTGCTCAACCTCCACATCGGCGCCAACTTCCTGCTGCTGCTCGGGCGCAAGCTCCTGGGCGTGGACCTCACCTTCGCCGAGAGATTCGCCTCGCTGGACAATCCCTCCTGGCTGCTGTTCCTCGTGGCCATCACCTTCGCGCTGTTCGAGCCCGTGCGCGCGACCACGGCCACGCTCTTGCTGGTGGACGGGCGCGTGCGGCAGGAAGGGTTGGACCTGCTCGCCGCCGTGCAGCAGCTCCCGCCTCGGAGCACCCCGCGAGAGCCAGCGCGCTCGCACTCGGGCGTGGCCGCGATGCTGCTGGTGCTGATGGGCACGCTCCTCGTGGGGACGCCCGCGAACGCCGAGGGCGCGCCGAGCGTGCGCGAGCGCCTGGAGGCCGTGGCGAGGTCCTGTGAGGCCCCCGAGGTCGCGCAGGACGCGCGGCTGGGCACGGTGGACGCGCTGCAAGCCACGGAGCGAGGAGCGCTGGAGCGACTGGCGAGCCACGTGGAGCGCCTCGCCCAGGATGAAGAAGACTGTGACGCGGCGTTGAGCGTGATGGAGCAAGGCCTGGATCAAGCCCTGGCCACCGCGAAGCAGACGCCCCACGCCGATTCACGGAACGCGGCCGCGCGCGCGCGCGACATCCTGGCGCGGCCTGAGTTCCAGGTCGCGCCTCCGGACGAACCCAAGGTCAACGAGCCGCCGGCGCCGCCTGCACCGCCGGGCTGGTTCAGCAAGTTCATCGACTGGCTGAACAAGTGGCTGAGCGAACTCTTCAAGCGCCAGGAACCGCCCCCGACGCCCGACCTCCCGATGGCGCCGTGGATGTCTGGGGGCACCATGGCCAATGGGCTGGTGGTGGTGCTCGTCGGGGCGACGCTCTGCGTGCTGGCCTGGGTGTTGATCCGCACGCTGCGCACGCGCACGCCCCAGGATGCCGAGGGCGCGCTCGACGTCACGGCCATCGCCACCGACGCGCAGGCCGCCGATACACAGAACGCGCTGTCTCGTCCGCCCGAGGGATGGGCCCACCTCGCGGACGAGCTGGCCGCGCGCGGCGAGTACCGCGAGGCGGTGCGCAGCCTGTACCTGGCGCTGCTGTCCCGGCTCCACCGCGACGGCGCCATCATGTACGACGTGACGCTGAGCAACTGGGACTACCTGCGCACCTTCCGAGGCCGTGCGGAGTGGAGGCCCTCCTTCCGCGAGCTGACGTACCGCTTCGACTTCGCGTGGTACGGCAACACGCACGTGGGTGCCGAGGGTTACCGAGAGTTCCGCGCGCTCACCTCGCCCATCCTCGCGCCAACGCCGGAGGCCTCCGGTGCGTGA